In Burkholderia savannae, one genomic interval encodes:
- the tnpA gene encoding IS66-like element accessory protein TnpA, with protein MTQNEVDFLPLRVTGVTATGKRRFDAEGKRKLIEACLQPGASIAGLALKAGVNANQLHKWIQLRERANAAVTACVEPLPSAFVPVVPINEVAPVRTNPEPVNVRRTSHRYEAAKAMTPARLSAQLPNGVTLQLECAAHDGALVKAMIEALGAR; from the coding sequence ATGACACAGAACGAAGTTGATTTCCTGCCACTGCGGGTGACCGGCGTGACCGCGACGGGCAAGCGCAGGTTTGACGCCGAGGGTAAGCGCAAGCTGATTGAAGCCTGCCTGCAGCCGGGCGCGTCAATTGCCGGACTGGCGTTGAAGGCGGGTGTGAACGCGAACCAGCTGCATAAGTGGATTCAATTGCGCGAACGCGCGAATGCTGCTGTGACGGCGTGCGTCGAGCCCTTGCCATCGGCATTCGTGCCGGTCGTTCCGATCAACGAGGTGGCACCGGTGCGCACGAACCCCGAGCCGGTGAACGTACGGCGAACGTCACACAGGTACGAAGCGGCGAAGGCAATGACGCCGGCGCGACTATCAGCGCAGTTGCCCAACGGCGTAACGCTACAGCTCGAATGCGCCGCACACGATGGCGCTCTCGTGAAGGCGATGATCGAAGCGTTGGGGGCACGCTGA
- the tnpB gene encoding IS66 family insertion sequence element accessory protein TnpB (TnpB, as the term is used for proteins encoded by IS66 family insertion elements, is considered an accessory protein, since TnpC, encoded by a neighboring gene, is a DDE family transposase.), with amino-acid sequence MFRFDADLQIYLHREPIDFRAGINSLVALVEQSMLLDPLARAVFAFHNRKRDRVKLLLYDRAGFWLLLKRLEADRFVWPRRQQAVIELTAEQLHLLLDGVDIDAVRRHPARQYCHTN; translated from the coding sequence ATGTTCCGCTTCGACGCGGACCTGCAGATCTACCTGCACCGCGAGCCCATCGACTTCCGCGCCGGCATCAACAGCCTCGTCGCGCTGGTCGAGCAGTCGATGCTGCTCGATCCGCTTGCGCGAGCCGTCTTCGCGTTCCACAACCGCAAACGCGATCGCGTGAAGCTTCTGCTGTATGACCGGGCCGGATTCTGGCTCCTATTGAAACGCCTCGAGGCCGACCGTTTCGTTTGGCCCCGCCGTCAGCAAGCCGTGATCGAACTGACGGCCGAGCAGCTTCACCTGCTGCTCGACGGCGTCGATATCGACGCCGTGCGCCGCCACCCAGCGCGGCAGTACTGCCACACGAACTGA
- the tnpC gene encoding IS66 family transposase, translated as MSPPNLPRLPRTAKAYIHKLEERVAADAQVIAERDARIDELTKRLDALEEQYRLALARQYAPKSEKRRDRVFNEAEEAAHAEPAEEDDGEPLTLPDTGLPEPGQPEPRKRGRKPLPADLPRERIEYDLPEDQKICPCCSKAMHRMGEEISEQLHMQVKVSVLQHARFKYACRHCERHGTHTPIVVAPMPAQPLPGSHASASMIAAVTAGKYVDGTPLYRMEDVLARSNIAVSRGTLANWIIRPAELHYTRLFKALKKILLSQWLIHGDETTVQVLKENGRNAQDKSYMWVYRSAEDSEQPVVLFEYQPGRGQQYPKEFLGDYAGTLMTDGWPAWRTVKSATHLGCLAHGRRMFTDALKGQKNKPSPRITKALEFFQALYQVETLAKQTLPEGETLADYRYRLRQQHSVPLLNAFKSWLDELAPKVLPKSLLGEAIGYCLRQWPYLSRYVDDGRFAIDNNVIERDIRPFATARKSWLFSDTVDGAKASAMVYSLMLTCRACGVDPHAYLLHVLTELPQRAPDADISDLLPFNFARQQAVTG; from the coding sequence ATGTCCCCTCCCAATCTCCCCCGACTTCCGCGCACCGCCAAGGCCTATATCCACAAGCTGGAGGAGCGGGTGGCGGCCGATGCTCAGGTCATTGCCGAGCGTGACGCCAGGATCGACGAATTGACCAAGCGCCTGGATGCGCTGGAAGAGCAATATCGTCTCGCGTTGGCCCGACAGTACGCGCCGAAGAGCGAGAAGCGCCGCGACCGCGTGTTCAACGAGGCCGAAGAGGCAGCCCACGCTGAGCCGGCCGAGGAGGACGACGGCGAGCCGCTGACGTTGCCCGATACCGGGTTGCCGGAACCCGGCCAGCCTGAACCGCGCAAGCGTGGCCGCAAACCGCTGCCCGCGGACCTGCCGCGCGAGCGAATCGAGTACGACCTGCCCGAAGACCAGAAGATCTGCCCGTGCTGCAGCAAGGCAATGCATCGGATGGGCGAGGAAATCAGCGAACAGTTGCACATGCAGGTCAAGGTCTCGGTGCTGCAGCACGCGCGTTTCAAGTACGCGTGTCGGCACTGCGAGCGTCACGGCACGCACACACCGATCGTGGTCGCGCCGATGCCGGCGCAGCCCTTGCCGGGTAGTCACGCCAGTGCATCGATGATCGCCGCCGTCACGGCCGGCAAGTATGTCGACGGCACGCCGCTGTACCGGATGGAAGACGTGCTCGCACGCTCGAATATCGCAGTCAGCCGCGGTACGCTGGCGAACTGGATCATCCGCCCCGCCGAGCTTCACTACACGCGCCTGTTCAAGGCGCTCAAGAAGATTCTGCTCAGCCAGTGGCTGATTCACGGCGACGAGACCACCGTCCAGGTCCTGAAGGAGAACGGCCGAAACGCGCAGGACAAGTCATACATGTGGGTCTACCGAAGCGCGGAGGATAGCGAGCAGCCGGTGGTGCTGTTTGAGTACCAGCCGGGGCGTGGCCAGCAGTACCCGAAGGAGTTCCTCGGAGACTACGCGGGCACGCTGATGACGGACGGCTGGCCTGCGTGGCGGACGGTCAAATCGGCCACGCACCTCGGATGCCTTGCGCATGGACGCCGGATGTTCACGGATGCGCTCAAGGGGCAGAAGAACAAACCGAGCCCCCGCATCACGAAGGCGCTCGAATTCTTCCAGGCGCTGTACCAGGTCGAGACGCTCGCCAAACAGACGTTGCCCGAAGGCGAGACGCTGGCCGATTACCGGTACCGCTTGCGCCAACAGCACAGCGTGCCGTTGCTAAACGCCTTCAAGAGTTGGCTCGACGAGCTCGCGCCGAAGGTTCTGCCCAAGAGCCTGCTAGGCGAGGCGATCGGCTACTGTCTCCGGCAATGGCCTTACCTGAGTCGCTATGTGGACGATGGCCGGTTTGCAATAGACAACAACGTCATCGAACGCGACATCAGGCCGTTTGCCACGGCGAGAAAGTCGTGGCTCTTCAGCGATACGGTCGACGGCGCGAAAGCGAGCGCGATGGTCTACAGCCTGATGCTCACGTGTCGAGCCTGTGGCGTCGATCCCCATGCCTATCTGCTGCACGTGCTGACCGAATTGCCGCAGCGCGCACCGGATGCCGATATTAGCGACCTGCTACCGTTCAACTTCGCTCGACAGCAAGCCGTTACCGGGTAA
- a CDS encoding pyridoxal phosphate-dependent aminotransferase: protein MNTAADSLLRLASRVDAIEPFYVMEIVKEATVLERAGRDIIHMSIGEPDFTAPEPVVEAAAAALRRGVTQYTSALGIAPLREAIAAHYARAYGLSIEPERIVVTAGASAALLLACLALVGRDDEVLMPDPSYPCNRHFVATAEGRAVLVPSGPEARFQLTANDVKTRWGERTRGVLLASPSNPTGTSLDPAELGRIVDAVRARGGFTIVDEIYQGLSYDGAPVTALSFGDDVVTVNSFSKYFNMTGWRLGWLVVPPALVGTFEKLAQNLFICPSALAQHAALACFEPDTLDIYEARRAEFQRRRDFIVPAIESLGFKVPVMPDGAFYVYAQCGGVAHPAAGNSAALVNAMLHDAGVVLVPGMDFGVHAPRDYIRLSYATAYSRLEEAVERLGTLFGR, encoded by the coding sequence ATGAATACCGCTGCCGATTCGCTCCTGAGGCTTGCGTCGCGCGTCGACGCGATCGAGCCGTTCTACGTGATGGAAATCGTCAAGGAGGCCACCGTTCTCGAGCGCGCCGGCCGCGACATCATTCACATGAGCATCGGCGAACCGGATTTCACCGCGCCGGAGCCCGTCGTCGAGGCGGCCGCCGCGGCGCTGCGCCGCGGCGTCACGCAATACACGAGCGCGCTCGGCATCGCGCCGCTGCGCGAGGCGATCGCCGCGCACTACGCGCGTGCGTACGGCCTGTCGATCGAGCCGGAACGGATCGTGGTGACGGCAGGCGCGTCGGCCGCGCTGCTGCTCGCGTGCCTCGCGCTCGTCGGGCGCGACGACGAAGTACTGATGCCCGATCCGTCTTACCCGTGCAATCGCCACTTCGTGGCGACGGCTGAAGGCCGCGCGGTGCTCGTGCCGAGCGGCCCCGAAGCCCGCTTCCAGCTGACCGCGAACGACGTGAAGACGCGCTGGGGCGAGCGCACGCGCGGCGTGCTGCTCGCGTCGCCGTCGAACCCGACGGGCACGTCGCTCGATCCGGCCGAGCTCGGCCGGATCGTCGACGCGGTGCGCGCACGCGGCGGCTTCACGATCGTCGACGAGATCTACCAGGGCCTGAGCTACGACGGCGCGCCCGTCACCGCGCTGTCGTTCGGCGACGACGTCGTCACCGTCAACAGTTTCTCGAAATATTTCAACATGACGGGCTGGCGGCTCGGCTGGCTCGTCGTGCCGCCCGCGCTCGTCGGCACGTTCGAAAAGCTCGCGCAGAATCTGTTCATTTGCCCGTCGGCGCTCGCGCAGCACGCGGCGCTCGCGTGCTTCGAACCGGACACGCTCGACATCTACGAGGCGCGCCGCGCCGAATTCCAGCGCCGCCGCGACTTCATCGTGCCGGCGATCGAATCGCTCGGCTTCAAGGTGCCCGTGATGCCGGACGGCGCGTTCTACGTCTACGCGCAATGCGGCGGCGTCGCGCACCCTGCGGCGGGAAACAGCGCCGCGCTCGTGAACGCGATGCTGCATGACGCGGGCGTGGTGCTCGTGCCGGGAATGGATTTCGGCGTCCATGCGCCGCGCGACTATATCCGGCTGTCCTATGCGACCGCGTACTCACGGCTCGAGGAGGCCGTCGAGCGTCTCGGCACGCTCTTCGGACGATAG
- the nusB gene encoding transcription antitermination factor NusB has translation MKKSARRQSRELATQGLYQWLLSNAAPGEIDAQLRGALGYDKADKTLLDTILHGVIREHATLAEAISPNLDRPIDQLSPVERAVLLIATYELTHQIETPYRVIINEAVELAKTFGGSDGYKYVNGVLDKLAVKLRPAETHARRDA, from the coding sequence ATGAAGAAGAGCGCCCGCCGACAATCGCGCGAGCTGGCGACGCAGGGCCTGTATCAGTGGCTGCTGTCGAACGCGGCGCCGGGCGAGATCGACGCGCAATTGCGCGGCGCGCTGGGTTACGACAAGGCTGACAAGACGCTGCTCGACACGATCCTGCATGGCGTGATCCGCGAGCATGCGACGCTTGCCGAGGCGATCTCGCCGAATCTCGACCGTCCGATCGATCAGTTGTCGCCCGTCGAGCGCGCGGTGCTGCTGATCGCGACGTACGAGCTCACGCATCAGATCGAAACGCCGTACCGCGTGATCATCAACGAAGCCGTCGAGCTCGCGAAGACGTTCGGCGGCTCGGACGGCTACAAGTACGTGAACGGCGTGCTCGACAAGCTGGCCGTCAAGCTGCGCCCGGCCGAAACGCACGCGCGACGCGACGCGTAA
- the ribH gene encoding 6,7-dimethyl-8-ribityllumazine synthase, with the protein MEIGQYQPNLEGDGLRIGIVQSRFNEPVCNGLADACVEELERLGVSGEDVLLVTVPGALEIPLALQKLAESNQFDALIALGAVIRGETYHFELVSNESGAGITRIALDFNTPIANAVLTTETDEQAIARMTEKGRDAARVAIEMANLTMTLDQLSDDEDEEDEDEDEDDEDEEERA; encoded by the coding sequence ATGGAAATCGGACAATATCAACCGAACCTCGAAGGCGATGGCCTGCGTATCGGCATCGTTCAATCGCGCTTCAACGAACCCGTCTGCAACGGCCTCGCGGACGCGTGCGTCGAAGAGCTGGAGCGCCTCGGCGTCTCCGGCGAAGACGTGCTGCTCGTGACGGTTCCGGGCGCGCTCGAAATCCCGCTCGCGCTGCAAAAGCTCGCGGAAAGCAACCAGTTCGACGCGCTGATCGCGCTCGGCGCGGTGATCCGCGGCGAGACGTATCACTTCGAGCTCGTGTCGAACGAGAGCGGCGCAGGCATCACGCGCATCGCGCTCGACTTCAACACGCCGATCGCGAACGCCGTCCTCACGACCGAAACCGACGAGCAGGCGATCGCCCGGATGACCGAAAAGGGCCGCGACGCCGCGCGCGTCGCCATCGAGATGGCGAACCTCACGATGACGCTCGATCAACTGAGCGACGATGAAGACGAAGAGGACGAAGACGAGGACGAGGACGACGAAGACGAAGAGGAGCGCGCATGA
- the ribBA gene encoding bifunctional 3,4-dihydroxy-2-butanone-4-phosphate synthase/GTP cyclohydrolase II produces the protein MTLASTPDIIAELKAGRMVILVDEEDRENEGDLVLAAEFVTPEAINFMARYGRGLICLTLTQERCKQLNLPLMTYRNGTQYGTAFTVSIEAAEGVTTGISAADRARTIATAVAHDTRAEHIVQPGHVFPIMAQPGGVLVRAGHTEAGCDLTALAGLTPAAVICEIIKDDGTMARLPDLIEFGKEHGLKIGTIADLIHYRSRTESIVERVAERTMQTAHGPFKAVLYRDHPTGSPHIALVRGKPAPHDETPVRVHEPLSVLDLLETGVSTHSWTLDAAMKEIASRELGVIVLLNCGDTSEHLVDVFRAFDEKEKAAVLKRRPVDFKTFGIGAQILRDVGVGKMQVLSNPRKLGSMSGYGLEVTGFAPMPGGAASACDAA, from the coding sequence ATGACGCTCGCCTCCACGCCCGACATCATTGCCGAGCTCAAAGCCGGCCGGATGGTGATCCTCGTCGACGAAGAAGACCGCGAAAACGAGGGCGACCTCGTGCTCGCCGCCGAGTTCGTCACGCCGGAAGCGATCAACTTCATGGCCCGCTACGGCCGCGGCCTGATCTGCCTCACGCTCACGCAGGAGCGCTGCAAGCAGCTCAACCTGCCGCTCATGACGTATCGCAACGGCACCCAGTACGGCACCGCGTTCACGGTCAGCATCGAGGCGGCCGAAGGCGTGACGACGGGCATCTCGGCCGCGGACCGCGCGCGCACGATCGCAACGGCGGTCGCGCACGACACGCGCGCCGAGCACATCGTGCAGCCGGGCCACGTGTTCCCGATCATGGCGCAGCCGGGCGGCGTGCTCGTGCGCGCGGGCCACACCGAGGCGGGCTGCGACCTGACCGCGCTCGCGGGCTTGACGCCCGCCGCGGTGATCTGCGAGATCATCAAGGACGACGGCACGATGGCGCGCCTGCCGGACCTGATCGAATTCGGCAAGGAGCACGGCCTGAAGATCGGCACGATCGCCGATCTGATCCACTATCGCAGCCGCACCGAATCGATCGTCGAGCGCGTCGCCGAACGCACGATGCAGACCGCGCACGGCCCGTTCAAGGCGGTGCTGTACCGCGATCACCCGACGGGCTCGCCGCACATCGCGCTCGTGCGCGGCAAGCCCGCGCCGCACGACGAAACGCCCGTGCGCGTGCACGAGCCGCTGTCGGTGCTCGACCTGCTCGAGACCGGCGTGTCGACCCACTCGTGGACGCTCGACGCCGCGATGAAGGAAATCGCCTCGCGCGAGCTCGGCGTGATCGTGCTCCTGAACTGCGGCGACACGAGCGAGCATCTCGTCGACGTGTTCCGCGCGTTCGACGAGAAGGAAAAGGCGGCCGTGCTCAAGCGCCGGCCGGTCGATTTCAAGACGTTCGGCATCGGCGCGCAGATTTTGCGCGACGTCGGCGTCGGCAAGATGCAGGTGCTGTCGAATCCGCGCAAGCTCGGCAGCATGTCCGGCTACGGTCTCGAAGTCACCGGCTTCGCGCCGATGCCGGGCGGCGCGGCATCCGCCTGCGACGCCGCGTGA
- a CDS encoding TOTE conflict system archaeo-eukaryotic primase domain-containing protein — translation MNRSTTVGVQGQKGVHPVHDADTTLEISELERLRAENARLRAVLDAHGIDFQRSLAEPVAPQQSEASRLSTDEKVALFRRLFQGRTDVYPVRWQSKAGKSGYSPACANEWRPGICEKPRIKCSDCGHRLLIPLSDQIVYDHLAGRHTIGVYPLLADDTCHFLAVDFDDADWQEDAQAFRSSCTELGVPVALEISRSGNGAHIWIFFRSAVPARDARRLGTAIISHTCARTRQLKLASYDRLFPNQDTMPKGGFGNLIALPLQKTPREQDCSVFVDENFQPYTDQWAYLASIQSMATDSVEQTTMDATGGTHPLDVTFITEEDQAEPWKVRKNRQDTLPGPMPDSLSVTAANLVYFEKACVPQPLLNRLIRLAAFPNPEFFKAQAMRFPVWDKPRIIGCAENHPKHIALPRGCLDAARKLLRDNRIRCELHDERFSGKPLDVAFSGTLRADQEEAVTAMLRHDTGVLCAPTAFGKTVTAAALIARRGVNTLVLVHRTELLRQWQKRLQAFLGVSKGVVGTIGGGKVKPSGRIDIAVMQSLSRQGDTSELIEQYGHVIVDECHHLSAVSFEGLLKRARAKYVLGLTATPIRRDGQHPIIFMQCGPIRHTASRPDTAPHDLEVIPRIQSSTIDLPAEAGIQDVFRHVATDPHRTAAIGDEVVAALSSGRKVLVLTERTEHVAAIEEVLTRSVEKIFTLHGRMSKKQRSLVIAELEALPADAPRVILATGKLVGEGFDHPPLDTLVLAMPISWKGTLQQYAGRLHREHATKADVRILDFVDTGHPGLLRMWDKRQAGYRAIGYRVEHPNPTHRLL, via the coding sequence TTGAACCGCTCCACGACAGTTGGTGTTCAGGGACAGAAAGGTGTCCATCCCGTTCACGACGCCGACACAACACTAGAGATCAGCGAACTGGAGCGGTTGCGCGCCGAAAATGCGAGGCTCCGTGCCGTGCTCGATGCGCACGGCATCGACTTCCAACGGTCGTTGGCCGAACCAGTGGCCCCGCAGCAGTCCGAGGCGTCCCGGCTTAGTACGGACGAGAAAGTCGCTTTGTTTCGCCGGCTGTTTCAGGGTCGTACCGACGTTTATCCGGTCAGATGGCAAAGCAAGGCTGGCAAATCAGGCTACTCACCCGCTTGTGCCAACGAGTGGAGACCCGGTATTTGTGAGAAACCCCGAATCAAATGCTCCGACTGCGGCCACCGCCTCCTGATACCGTTGTCGGACCAGATTGTCTATGACCACCTTGCCGGTAGGCACACGATTGGCGTCTACCCCTTGCTGGCTGACGATACCTGTCATTTTCTTGCCGTCGATTTCGATGACGCCGACTGGCAGGAGGATGCTCAGGCTTTCAGGTCGTCATGCACCGAATTAGGCGTACCGGTTGCGCTGGAAATCTCGCGATCTGGCAATGGCGCGCACATCTGGATTTTCTTCCGGTCGGCCGTACCTGCTCGGGATGCGCGACGCCTGGGCACCGCGATCATCAGCCACACATGCGCGCGAACCCGGCAACTGAAGCTGGCATCCTACGACCGCCTTTTCCCTAATCAAGACACGATGCCGAAGGGTGGCTTCGGCAATCTGATTGCACTTCCTCTGCAAAAGACGCCGCGCGAGCAGGATTGCAGTGTATTCGTCGACGAGAACTTCCAACCCTACACGGACCAGTGGGCCTACCTGGCGTCGATTCAGTCGATGGCGACTGACTCCGTCGAGCAGACCACCATGGATGCTACGGGCGGTACGCACCCTCTCGATGTAACCTTCATTACCGAGGAGGATCAGGCAGAACCGTGGAAAGTGCGCAAAAACCGGCAAGACACACTGCCGGGTCCGATGCCAGATTCGCTCTCTGTCACAGCAGCAAATCTCGTCTATTTCGAGAAAGCATGCGTCCCCCAACCTTTGCTAAACCGGCTGATCCGCCTCGCCGCCTTTCCAAATCCCGAATTTTTTAAGGCCCAGGCTATGCGTTTCCCTGTCTGGGACAAACCACGAATTATTGGTTGCGCAGAAAACCACCCGAAGCACATCGCGTTACCGCGCGGATGTCTTGACGCCGCCCGCAAGTTGCTTCGTGACAACAGAATTCGGTGCGAACTTCACGACGAGCGGTTTTCAGGCAAACCCCTCGATGTCGCCTTTTCAGGCACGTTGCGAGCCGATCAGGAAGAGGCTGTCACGGCGATGCTTCGACACGATACCGGGGTGCTATGTGCTCCAACCGCATTCGGCAAAACAGTAACTGCGGCAGCCCTGATCGCGCGACGTGGGGTCAACACGCTAGTCCTTGTACACCGAACCGAACTGCTCCGGCAATGGCAGAAGCGGCTACAAGCGTTTCTCGGTGTCAGCAAGGGTGTTGTCGGCACAATTGGCGGCGGAAAAGTGAAGCCCAGCGGGCGAATCGATATTGCCGTCATGCAGTCGCTCTCACGCCAGGGCGACACGAGCGAGTTGATCGAGCAGTACGGGCATGTGATCGTGGACGAATGCCACCATCTCTCTGCGGTCTCATTCGAAGGATTGCTGAAGCGCGCCAGAGCGAAATATGTGCTCGGGCTGACTGCGACGCCGATCCGCAGAGACGGCCAGCATCCCATTATATTCATGCAGTGCGGACCAATCCGCCATACTGCCTCGCGACCGGACACGGCGCCACACGACCTTGAGGTCATTCCCCGAATCCAATCTTCGACGATTGACCTACCTGCCGAAGCAGGTATTCAGGATGTCTTCCGGCATGTCGCTACCGACCCGCACCGTACGGCGGCCATCGGGGACGAGGTGGTCGCTGCACTTTCCAGCGGGCGCAAGGTTCTCGTTCTGACCGAGCGCACCGAACACGTCGCGGCCATCGAAGAAGTTCTGACCAGAAGCGTGGAGAAGATTTTCACACTGCATGGGCGCATGTCGAAGAAACAACGAAGTCTCGTAATCGCCGAACTCGAAGCGTTGCCGGCAGATGCTCCACGAGTGATTCTGGCAACCGGCAAGCTCGTGGGCGAAGGTTTCGACCATCCTCCGCTTGACACGCTCGTCCTCGCAATGCCCATCTCATGGAAAGGTACGCTTCAGCAATACGCCGGAAGACTACACCGCGAGCACGCAACGAAAGCCGATGTTCGCATCCTCGATTTCGTCGACACTGGGCATCCGGGCTTGCTTCGGATGTGGGACAAGCGCCAGGCAGGTTATCGAGCAATCGGATATAGGGTAGAACATCCTAACCCGACTCATCGGCTTCTATAG
- a CDS encoding AbrB/MazE/SpoVT family DNA-binding domain-containing protein, which produces MLTFKVTTVGASAGFILTKEAMAWLKVQKGDTVYLTEAPEGGYRITPYNPDFERQMKLAEEIMHDDREILRALAQ; this is translated from the coding sequence ATGCTTACATTCAAGGTCACAACGGTCGGAGCTTCGGCTGGCTTCATTCTTACCAAGGAGGCGATGGCATGGCTCAAGGTGCAGAAGGGCGATACCGTGTATCTGACTGAGGCGCCCGAAGGCGGCTACCGGATTACGCCGTACAACCCGGATTTTGAACGCCAGATGAAGTTGGCGGAAGAGATCATGCACGATGACCGCGAGATTCTGCGGGCGCTGGCTCAATGA
- a CDS encoding type II toxin-antitoxin system death-on-curing family toxin: MTAWRWVRADLTYAVHDRQLAEHGGLDGVRDKGAVESALARPQNLDLYANADAAALAAAYAYGLARNHGFADGNKRTAWVVARLFLADNGYRLKFDPADAVRTMEMVAAGALDEAALAEWFRQRIAK, from the coding sequence ATGACAGCGTGGCGCTGGGTACGCGCAGATCTGACTTATGCGGTGCATGATCGCCAGCTTGCCGAGCATGGAGGGCTCGATGGCGTGCGCGACAAAGGCGCAGTGGAGTCAGCACTGGCTCGGCCGCAGAACCTGGACCTATACGCAAATGCGGACGCGGCGGCGCTCGCTGCCGCCTATGCGTATGGACTAGCTCGGAATCATGGCTTTGCGGACGGCAACAAGAGAACTGCGTGGGTGGTCGCGCGCCTTTTCCTGGCAGACAACGGCTATCGGCTGAAGTTTGATCCGGCCGACGCCGTAAGGACGATGGAAATGGTTGCTGCTGGCGCGCTCGATGAAGCTGCGCTGGCGGAATGGTTCCGGCAGCGGATCGCCAAGTAA
- a CDS encoding riboflavin synthase — translation MFTGIVAAVGRIETIEPIASSPDAGVRLTLRAGGLDLADVALGDSIAIQGACMTVVAKTADTFDVEVSRESLNKTVGLAEPGDVNLEKALRAHDRLGGHIVSGHVDGLGAVTRFAPVGESHELRVIAPRELGRYLAYKGSITVNGVSLTVNAVEDRDDGCEFSINLIPHTVEVTTLRHLKPGAKVNLEIDMIARYVERMLSSASLMRRP, via the coding sequence ATGTTTACCGGAATCGTCGCGGCAGTCGGCCGCATCGAAACGATCGAGCCGATCGCCTCCTCGCCCGACGCGGGCGTGCGCCTCACGCTGCGCGCGGGCGGGCTCGACCTCGCCGACGTCGCGCTCGGCGACAGCATCGCGATCCAGGGCGCGTGCATGACGGTCGTCGCGAAGACGGCCGACACGTTCGATGTCGAGGTGTCGCGCGAAAGCCTGAACAAGACGGTCGGCCTCGCCGAACCCGGCGACGTGAATCTCGAAAAGGCGCTGCGCGCGCACGATCGCCTGGGCGGCCACATCGTGTCCGGGCACGTCGACGGGCTCGGCGCCGTCACGCGCTTTGCGCCCGTCGGCGAATCGCACGAACTGCGGGTGATCGCGCCGCGCGAGCTCGGCCGCTACCTGGCCTACAAGGGCTCGATCACCGTCAACGGCGTGAGCCTCACCGTCAACGCCGTCGAGGACCGCGACGACGGCTGCGAATTCTCGATCAACCTGATTCCTCATACGGTCGAGGTGACGACGCTGCGGCATCTGAAGCCGGGAGCGAAGGTCAATCTGGAAATCGACATGATCGCGCGGTATGTCGAAAGGATGCTGTCGTCGGCGTCACTCATGAGACGCCCGTAA